A single Triticum dicoccoides isolate Atlit2015 ecotype Zavitan chromosome 2A, WEW_v2.0, whole genome shotgun sequence DNA region contains:
- the LOC119351967 gene encoding methylesterase 3-like, with the protein MSSSSVPAAAVATSTRLILVHGTGHGGWCWYKVATLLRAAGHRVDAPDLVACGADARRLRDAPTFEDYTRPLLDALRDLPDGERAVLVGHSFGGMSVALAAEEFPDKVAAAVFLTAFMPDCDGPRTRVIEKVLASDWMDSVIDEEHAPPSVFLGPELVRQKLYQLSPEEDYTLCQSLARVSSYYVADQQQRPPFSAARYGAVTKVYVVAKQDMAMVEEYQRHMIAGIPVVEVREMANADHMVMFSAPDELAGHLADIANTYT; encoded by the coding sequence ATGTCTTCTTCCTCTGTGCCAGCGGCTGCCGTGGCGACGTCGACCCGCCTCATCCTGGTGCACGGCACGGGCCACGGCGGGTGGTGCTGGTACAAGGTCGCCACCCTGCTCCGTGCCGCGGGGCACCGCGTGGACGCGCCGGACCTCGTGGCGTGCGGCGCCGACGCGCGCCGGCTGCGCGACGCGCCCACCTTTGAGGACTACACGCGCCCCCTGCTCGACGCGCTCCGGGACCTCCCGGACGGCGAGCGGGCGGTGCTCGTGGGCCACAGCTTCGGCGGGATGAGCGTCGCGCTCGCGGCCGAGGAATTCCCCGACAAGGTCGCCGCCGCCGTGTTCCTCACCGCCTTCATGCCCGACTGCGACGGCCCGCGCACCCGCGTCATCGAGAAGGTTCTCGCGTCCGACTGGATGGACAGTGTTATCGACGAGGAGCACGCCCCACCGTCGGTGTTCCTCGGCCCCGAGCTCGTGCGCCAGAAGCTCTACCAGCTGAGCCCGGAGGAGGACTACACGTTGTGCCAGAGCCTGGCGCGGGTGAGCTCCTACTACGTGGCCGACCAGCAGCAACGGCCGCCGTTCAGCGCTGCCCGGTACGGCGCGGTGACCAAGGTCTACGTGGTCGCCAAGCAGGACATGGCCATGGTTGAGGAGTACCAGAGGCACATGATTGCAGGCATCCCCGTGGTTGAGGTGAGGGAGATGGCTAACGCCGACCACATGGTCATGTTCTCTGCGCCGGATGAACTGGCGGGCCACCTCGCCGATATCGCAAACACCTACACTTAA